In the Cannabis sativa cultivar Pink pepper isolate KNU-18-1 unplaced genomic scaffold, ASM2916894v1 Contig1, whole genome shotgun sequence genome, one interval contains:
- the LOC133032946 gene encoding heat stress transcription factor B-4d-like, protein MAFAVESNNIMRCSEENMVFTVESQKAVPAPFLTKTYQLVDDPVTDDIVSWGDDQTTFVVWRPPEFARDLLPNYFKHNNFSSFVRQLNTYGFKKIVADRWEFANEYFKKGAKHLLSEIHRRKASQQQQQQYYQTINNHHLHLGDQQQQQQQQRTHFPHLTFQQPDYHDTTFGWSNISPTTITTTNKFSEIPSPLLESDHHNNPKPYVDDHNILTVLTQDNQRLRRKNFMLLSELTHMKTLYNDIIYFIQNHVEPVVPNAVGTSGSGILKIMELGSSSLSPVRINNHGFDGKGKCSGSMDFGKSCGALTTHEEKNGSSGVKLFGVSLLSGRKRVHPETTTDLSI, encoded by the exons ATGGCTTTCGCAGTTGAGAGTAATAACATTATGAGATGTAGTGAAGAGAACATGGTATTTACAGTGGAGTCGCAGAAGGCTGTACCAGCTCCATTCCTGACGAAGACATACCAACTTGTTGATGATCCTGTCACAGACGACATTGTGTCTTGGGGTGATGATCAAACCACTTTTGTCGTTTGGAGGCCACCTGAGTTTGCTAGAGACCTTCTTCCTAACTACTTCAAGCACAACAATTTTTCAAGCTTTGTCAGACAGCTCAATACCTAT GGATTTAAGAAGATTGTAGCAGATAGATGGGAGTTTGCAAACGAGTACTTTAAAAAAGGAGCAAAACACTTATTATCAGAAATCCATAGAAGAAAAGCTtcccaacaacaacaacaacaatattaCCAAACCATCAATAATCACCATCTTCATCTTGGcgatcaacaacaacaacaacaacaacaacgtaCCCATTTTCCCCACTTAACATTCCAACAACCTGATTATCACGACACCACTTTTGGTTGGAGCAATATTAGTCCTACTACTATTACTACTACTAATAAATTTTCAGAAATCCCTTCTCCCTTACTAGAATCCGATCATCATAATAATCCAAAACCTTACGTTGATGATCATAATATTCTAACGGTTCTAACCCAAGATAACCAAAGGCTTCGGAGAAAAAACTTCATGCTCTTGTCTGAGCTCACTCACATGAAGACCCTTTACAATGACATTATCTACTTCATCCAAAACCATGTGGAACCGGTTGTGCCCAATGCAGTGGGTACTTCTGGCTCAGGTATTCTGAAGATTATGGAGCTGGGTTCTTCGTCTCTTTCTCCTGTTCGAATAAATAATCATGGTTTTGATGGTAAAGGCAAGTGTAGTGGTAGCATGGATTTTGGTAAAAGCTGTGGGGCATTAACTACTCATGAGGAGAAAAATGGGAGTAGTGGAGTTAAGCTTTTTGGGGTTTCTTTATTAAGTGGAAGAAAGAGAGTGCACCCTGAAACGACGACGGATTTATCCATTTAA